The proteins below come from a single Chryseobacterium capnotolerans genomic window:
- a CDS encoding DUF4249 domain-containing protein: MKKAFFIILSAFALTSCEKEIDLDLTDQSGNIVIEGNVTDKNDAYIVKITKSVGFAQPNQYPAVTDAQVILSDNTGQTETLEYSGGGEYKTSTFLGVPGRTYTLKVLAEGKQYTAQSTMPEAVELEGLVQDTFMFGSKKTYTLLPVFTDPAELGNRYLLSFTVNNLSKKYISVLSDNLNNGLPNQWTLGLPNDDNKGRDHEVVVGDVIHVEMQSIDTNIFTYYSALLKISEGYGGSVTPANPPSNISNGALGYFSAHTVRTMVTQIQ, encoded by the coding sequence ATGAAAAAAGCATTCTTTATCATATTATCTGCATTTGCATTAACGTCTTGTGAAAAAGAGATAGACCTGGATCTAACCGACCAAAGTGGAAATATTGTCATTGAAGGAAATGTTACAGATAAAAACGATGCATATATCGTAAAAATAACCAAATCTGTTGGTTTTGCCCAACCTAATCAATATCCGGCTGTTACTGATGCCCAAGTTATTTTAAGTGATAATACCGGACAAACAGAAACACTGGAATATTCAGGAGGAGGAGAATATAAAACAAGTACTTTTCTTGGTGTACCCGGGAGAACTTATACTCTTAAGGTTTTGGCAGAAGGAAAACAATACACCGCTCAAAGTACTATGCCTGAAGCTGTAGAACTGGAAGGTCTTGTACAGGATACTTTTATGTTTGGGAGTAAAAAAACATACACTCTTCTGCCTGTTTTTACAGACCCTGCAGAATTGGGTAACCGCTATCTATTAAGTTTTACTGTCAATAATTTGTCTAAAAAGTACATCAGTGTGCTTTCTGACAACTTAAACAATGGATTACCCAATCAATGGACTTTGGGACTTCCGAATGACGATAATAAAGGAAGAGATCATGAAGTAGTGGTTGGTGATGTTATTCATGTTGAGATGCAGTCCATCGACACTAATATATTCACCTATTACAGTGCCCTTCTTAAGATCTCGGAAGGATATGGCGGCAGTGTTACCCCTGCCAATCCGCCAAGTAATATCAGCAATGGAGCGTTGGGATATTTCTCTGCACATACAGTAAGAACAATGGTTACACAGATTCAATAA
- a CDS encoding Crp/Fnr family transcriptional regulator — protein MISKFIFNNQYLFDELPEYDKDLLLKAMKTKNYRKNEAIFTDGTKPNGIYYLNEGKIKKYKVDNDGREQIIYIYSSGEFFGYSAILSHESYGDTTSTLENSVISFISKDSFLEILDQSPVFSRLLLKSLSHEFSVMANLIAILSHRTVRERAALSLLILHDKYKSNDIPGEEVLISLSRVDLANMVGTARETLARILNDFKQEKLIRSEGRKIQILDCKQLIHIANFY, from the coding sequence ATGATCTCAAAATTTATTTTCAACAATCAGTATCTTTTTGATGAACTTCCTGAATATGATAAGGATTTGCTTCTAAAGGCCATGAAAACTAAAAACTATCGTAAAAATGAGGCTATATTTACAGATGGTACAAAGCCTAACGGTATTTACTATCTCAATGAAGGGAAAATAAAAAAATATAAAGTAGATAATGATGGCAGGGAACAGATCATCTATATCTACAGTTCCGGGGAGTTTTTCGGATATTCGGCCATTTTGAGCCATGAATCTTATGGAGATACCACTTCCACTCTTGAAAATTCTGTGATCTCTTTTATTTCGAAAGACAGTTTTCTCGAAATTTTAGACCAATCCCCTGTTTTTTCGAGGCTTTTATTAAAATCTTTAAGCCATGAATTCAGTGTTATGGCAAATCTTATTGCCATTTTATCTCACCGAACCGTCAGAGAGCGGGCTGCCTTAAGCTTACTCATCCTTCACGATAAGTATAAATCCAATGATATTCCTGGAGAAGAAGTACTGATTTCCCTTTCACGGGTAGACCTTGCCAATATGGTAGGAACTGCCAGAGAAACTCTTGCCCGCATTCTCAATGATTTCAAGCAGGAGAAACTGATCAGATCAGAAGGAAGAAAAATACAAATCCTTGACTGTAAACAATTAATACATATTGCTAATTTTTATTAA
- a CDS encoding VOC family protein, giving the protein MKLTSLRIITKDIKQSVQFYEKAMGLAAQWYTEDFAELTTSSITIAIGSTLTMKMFGGTHLTESKGPTRTIIEFLVADVDTEYEKIKALTDHIIQEPTTMPWGNRSLLFCDPDGNMINFFSPVSPEAIQKFS; this is encoded by the coding sequence ATGAAATTAACATCGTTAAGAATCATCACAAAAGACATCAAGCAATCGGTTCAGTTCTATGAAAAAGCAATGGGACTGGCAGCCCAATGGTACACTGAAGATTTTGCTGAGCTTACTACCAGTTCCATTACCATAGCTATTGGAAGCACACTTACCATGAAAATGTTTGGAGGTACACATCTTACAGAATCCAAAGGTCCTACCCGTACGATTATCGAATTTTTAGTCGCTGATGTGGATACGGAATATGAAAAAATAAAGGCCCTTACAGATCATATTATACAGGAACCTACCACAATGCCATGGGGCAACCGCTCTCTCCTGTTCTGTGATCCGGATGGAAATATGATTAACTTTTTTAGTCCGGTAAGCCCGGAAGCGATTCAAAAGTTTAGTTAA
- a CDS encoding response regulator transcription factor — translation MPIENREIVFLLADDHSIVRQGMEIVISDIAPNAKVYHTSSLQQAIELIETKGVEMAIIDAHFPEGNSLHILPQMKSINPDIKILIFTGLEEDLYALKFIKAGANGYLSKLSEEEEVRDAVTHFIEKGEYFSDLTRNLLVQFIYDPKVISPLSSLTKRELQIAELYADGFGNLEIANNLNIKQNTVSTIKKNIFEKLKIENIVELIDLIKTHHKI, via the coding sequence ATGCCAATTGAAAACAGAGAGATTGTATTCCTCTTAGCTGATGATCACAGTATTGTAAGACAAGGAATGGAGATCGTTATTAGTGATATTGCTCCCAATGCTAAAGTATATCATACATCATCCTTACAACAGGCAATAGAACTTATAGAGACTAAAGGAGTTGAAATGGCTATTATTGATGCCCATTTTCCTGAAGGAAACAGCCTGCACATTTTACCACAAATGAAAAGCATAAACCCGGATATCAAGATTCTTATTTTTACAGGACTTGAAGAAGATCTGTATGCACTTAAATTTATAAAAGCCGGAGCCAACGGGTATCTGAGCAAACTGAGTGAAGAAGAAGAGGTGAGAGATGCAGTAACTCATTTTATCGAAAAAGGAGAATACTTTTCTGATCTTACAAGGAATTTATTAGTCCAGTTTATTTACGATCCTAAGGTAATAAGTCCGCTGAGCAGTTTAACTAAAAGAGAACTGCAGATTGCAGAGCTGTACGCAGATGGATTTGGAAACCTGGAAATTGCGAATAATTTAAATATAAAGCAAAATACAGTAAGTACAATCAAAAAAAATATCTTTGAAAAACTGAAAATAGAAAATATTGTAGAATTGATTGATCTGATCAAGACCCATCATAAAATATAG
- a CDS encoding sensor histidine kinase, whose amino-acid sequence MNEKKLQFIKTQLEESRALGGLTDNSRKDFLDAQEHLQRYMVSQDNKDLQLYFESLRKLKKNFDKIGEYENTSPRLRNTLAQKKMDTMKVSKLKNLIDSVYETSLKPPTKIEDQTYEPAKYKNDFENFNVQTRTYADTIKKKGFMGRLKDAITGKVNVQKESTVITLTNNKTIDISNVKTEMNKALKSMDKHYAAEVKKAQQFAIKNQRENMQFYSNFSKLLVYSNGLIDVYENAIKDFKSELEKEYNKQSSDNNKIRRYLVLGLMVLMFIVSILIMYFTRVAFIYERKLNAANKEIKNNLNFKNRILGMLSHDLRSPLKIINIFIDKIYRTTGDETIKDYLKSIKFTNSTLLLQSNQILEYTKNQDAEKKLIKSVFNLKEEIGSIVKVISPYLETRNNKFAVTDRIPEGVVVFSDNIRINQIFMNILGNANKYTENGKIDLVMATEPLGNDKITLITTVGDTGVGISESDLKKIFDPYYQGTVSDEVDNLGVGLGLNLVKEIVELFDGEISVSSKLHKGTQVTFRINLNINNK is encoded by the coding sequence GTGAATGAGAAAAAACTGCAGTTTATTAAAACGCAGCTGGAGGAAAGCAGAGCGCTGGGAGGACTGACGGATAATTCAAGAAAGGATTTTCTGGATGCACAGGAACACCTTCAAAGATACATGGTAAGCCAGGATAATAAGGATCTACAGCTTTATTTTGAGTCCTTGAGAAAACTGAAAAAGAATTTTGATAAGATTGGGGAGTATGAAAATACAAGCCCAAGGTTAAGAAATACCCTGGCTCAGAAAAAAATGGATACCATGAAAGTATCCAAATTGAAAAACCTGATAGATTCCGTATATGAAACCTCTTTGAAGCCGCCTACGAAGATTGAAGATCAGACTTATGAGCCTGCAAAGTATAAGAATGACTTTGAGAACTTCAATGTACAGACCCGTACTTATGCTGATACGATCAAGAAGAAAGGGTTCATGGGACGTTTGAAGGATGCCATCACAGGAAAGGTGAATGTTCAGAAAGAAAGCACAGTCATTACTTTAACAAATAATAAGACCATAGACATTTCCAATGTAAAGACTGAAATGAATAAAGCTTTGAAGTCTATGGATAAGCATTATGCTGCTGAAGTAAAGAAAGCACAGCAGTTTGCAATCAAAAATCAGCGTGAGAACATGCAGTTTTACAGCAATTTTAGTAAACTGTTGGTATACAGTAACGGATTGATTGATGTATACGAAAATGCTATTAAAGATTTCAAATCTGAACTTGAAAAAGAATACAACAAACAAAGTTCTGACAATAATAAAATAAGAAGATATCTTGTCCTTGGGCTGATGGTATTAATGTTCATTGTGTCTATCTTGATTATGTACTTTACAAGAGTGGCTTTCATCTACGAAAGAAAACTGAATGCTGCGAATAAAGAAATTAAGAATAACCTGAATTTCAAGAACAGGATTTTGGGAATGCTGAGCCACGATTTAAGATCTCCGTTGAAGATTATTAATATTTTTATTGATAAAATTTATAGAACCACAGGTGATGAGACGATTAAAGACTATCTGAAATCAATTAAATTTACCAACAGCACCCTGCTTCTACAATCTAACCAGATTCTGGAATATACCAAGAATCAGGATGCTGAAAAGAAACTGATAAAATCTGTCTTTAATCTTAAAGAAGAAATCGGTTCTATTGTAAAAGTGATTTCCCCTTATCTGGAGACCCGAAACAATAAGTTTGCGGTCACAGACAGAATTCCTGAAGGAGTGGTAGTATTTTCTGACAACATCAGAATTAACCAGATTTTTATGAATATTCTGGGGAATGCCAACAAGTATACGGAAAATGGGAAGATTGATCTTGTCATGGCAACAGAGCCGTTAGGAAATGATAAAATCACTCTGATTACAACAGTAGGAGATACTGGAGTTGGAATTTCGGAATCGGATCTGAAAAAGATTTTTGACCCTTATTATCAGGGAACCGTTTCAGATGAGGTAGATAATCTTGGAGTAGGATTGGGATTAAATCTTGTGAAGGAAATTGTAGAATTATTTGATGGCGAAATTTCAGTTTCCAGTAAGCTGCATAAAGGTACTCAGGTGACGTTCAGAATCAACTTAAATATCAATAATAAATAA
- a CDS encoding ISAon1 family transposase N-terminal region protein yields the protein MLSDQELLKLLLPEFLVENFDILKAEEHNGELHIYFEEKNSIPQEFKERQLESKGFLAEIIVDDYPLRGKIVKLHVKRRRWTDRSSGEILQRDWQLVSKGTRMTKDFAGFLKKISRY from the coding sequence ATGTTAAGCGATCAGGAACTTCTTAAATTACTACTTCCAGAATTTTTAGTTGAAAACTTTGATATCCTCAAAGCAGAAGAACATAATGGTGAACTTCATATCTATTTTGAAGAAAAAAACAGTATTCCACAAGAATTTAAAGAAAGGCAGTTGGAATCAAAGGGTTTTCTCGCTGAGATTATTGTTGATGATTATCCATTAAGGGGTAAAATCGTAAAACTCCATGTGAAAAGAAGAAGATGGACCGATAGGTCATCAGGAGAAATCCTTCAAAGAGATTGGCAGCTTGTATCGAAAGGCACCCGCATGACTAAAGACTTTGCGGGTTTCTTAAAAAAAATTAGCCGATACTAA
- a CDS encoding ISAon1 family transposase, protein MAEFFGVKAKTFQRQYKNTLSQYKDWKYRDHADQWVVYPDNLSDSLSLDEVALSDGELYTVLTSKKAKGQKGSIVAIIKGTQSDFIIEHLLKINRRLRMMVKEITLDMAGSMKRIAKRCFPNACLVVDRFHVQKLAIEALQEIRIKYRWEAIEMENSFEEQYPERQVFENGDTRKQLLARSKYLLYKSREKWTLSQRQRACILFAEYPDLEQAYQLTDKLRKIYNQNISKSIAMTKLAHWFKNVEEAGFKSFSILRKTVMNHYRDILNFFDKRSTNASAESFNAKIKNFRLQLRGVKDKTFFLFRLTKLFA, encoded by the coding sequence ATCGCAGAGTTCTTTGGAGTTAAGGCAAAGACTTTTCAAAGACAATATAAAAATACACTCAGCCAATACAAAGACTGGAAATACAGAGATCATGCAGATCAGTGGGTTGTTTATCCTGACAATCTTTCAGATTCTTTATCTTTAGATGAAGTGGCTTTATCTGATGGAGAACTTTATACAGTCCTTACCTCTAAGAAAGCAAAAGGACAAAAAGGTAGTATTGTGGCTATTATAAAAGGTACTCAGAGTGATTTTATCATAGAGCATCTTTTGAAAATCAACAGAAGGCTTCGGATGATGGTAAAAGAGATTACTTTGGATATGGCCGGTTCAATGAAGCGTATTGCGAAAAGATGCTTTCCCAATGCCTGCCTGGTGGTAGACCGTTTTCATGTTCAAAAGCTAGCGATAGAAGCTCTGCAGGAAATCAGGATCAAATATCGTTGGGAAGCTATTGAAATGGAAAATTCTTTTGAAGAGCAATATCCTGAAAGGCAAGTCTTTGAAAACGGAGATACCCGGAAACAACTTCTGGCAAGAAGCAAATACCTGCTTTATAAAAGCCGGGAAAAATGGACTTTATCCCAAAGGCAGAGAGCTTGTATCCTTTTTGCTGAATATCCTGATCTGGAACAAGCTTATCAGTTAACGGATAAACTTAGAAAAATTTATAATCAGAATATTTCAAAATCTATTGCGATGACTAAGCTGGCGCATTGGTTCAAAAACGTTGAAGAAGCTGGATTTAAATCGTTTTCTATCTTAAGAAAAACAGTAATGAATCATTACAGAGATATTTTAAACTTCTTTGATAAAAGAAGCACTAATGCTTCTGCTGAATCTTTTAATGCGAAGATCAAAAACTTTAGATTACAGCTTAGGGGTGTGAAAGACAAAACTTTCTTTCTTTTCAGATTAACCAAACTTTTTGCTTAG
- a CDS encoding DUF6134 family protein, which yields MATLITKEYLNYSIIKDDKTIGNIRVERSLKDDITEYLFESRAKVKILYSIEIYDKMGVTFKQNILQHAKLYRTMNGKLKVNNTATWNGSFYNLSDKDGANGFLQQSIFCSTASLYFNEPGNLKSVFSEKFQKMVPIQKIDSKRYRINLPNGNTTTYTYSSGICTLVEANTDFANLKFVLSTNPNKNH from the coding sequence ATGGCAACGCTAATCACCAAAGAATATCTGAATTATTCTATCATAAAAGATGATAAAACCATTGGTAATATCCGTGTAGAACGTTCTTTAAAAGACGACATCACTGAATATCTTTTTGAATCACGAGCTAAAGTAAAGATTCTCTACAGCATTGAGATTTATGACAAAATGGGTGTTACCTTTAAACAAAATATTCTACAGCATGCAAAACTTTATCGAACAATGAACGGGAAACTAAAAGTAAACAATACAGCTACCTGGAACGGAAGTTTTTATAATCTTTCGGATAAGGATGGCGCCAATGGCTTTCTGCAACAATCTATTTTCTGCTCTACCGCAAGCCTTTATTTTAATGAGCCTGGAAATCTAAAATCTGTTTTTTCGGAAAAATTCCAGAAAATGGTTCCTATTCAGAAGATTGATTCCAAAAGATACAGGATCAATCTCCCCAATGGAAACACTACTACTTATACATACAGCAGCGGAATTTGCACCTTGGTTGAAGCTAATACAGATTTTGCCAACCTAAAGTTTGTTCTTAGTACGAACCCGAATAAAAATCATTAG
- a CDS encoding agmatine deiminase family protein, which produces MQKKKIMLLLLSAIMFSCSQDEITASPGSGIPDPASVVYKMPEESAPHEGTWLQWPHKYQYGITYQNRLDPTWVAMTKALVESEKVHIVVYDAIEKNRIMGLLTNAGVSLANIDFKLYPTNDVWVRDNGPIYVKDKNGKLFIQDWGFNGWGNKAQSGNCNTIPAKIAADSGIPKIDLNSVMINEGGSVEIDGNGVLMACKSSILNENRNPGMTQQQAEAIFTKNLGVTKFIWLDGKANLDITDMHIDGFARFANSTTIITMNTDDLAYWQVPDSDMTKLYNATQKNGTAYQFVKVPLTKYDVITTYGKNVGKASYINYYIANNRVLVPNYNDPNDTVANRMIQQLYPDKKVIGIDCRNLFANGGMVHCVTQQQPK; this is translated from the coding sequence ATGCAAAAAAAGAAAATCATGCTCTTATTATTATCTGCTATTATGTTTTCATGTTCTCAGGATGAGATAACGGCTTCTCCCGGTTCAGGTATACCTGACCCAGCATCTGTTGTTTACAAAATGCCTGAGGAATCAGCTCCACACGAAGGAACCTGGCTTCAATGGCCTCACAAATATCAATATGGCATTACCTACCAGAATCGGCTGGATCCTACCTGGGTAGCAATGACTAAAGCGCTTGTAGAAAGTGAAAAAGTGCATATTGTTGTGTATGATGCTATAGAAAAAAATCGAATTATGGGGTTGTTAACCAATGCCGGAGTGTCACTCGCCAATATCGATTTTAAATTATATCCAACCAATGATGTTTGGGTAAGAGATAATGGCCCTATCTATGTGAAAGATAAAAACGGCAAGCTGTTTATTCAGGACTGGGGATTTAACGGTTGGGGAAATAAAGCCCAATCTGGTAACTGTAATACAATCCCTGCTAAAATTGCAGCCGATAGTGGAATTCCAAAAATAGATCTCAATTCCGTAATGATCAATGAAGGGGGAAGTGTTGAAATTGATGGAAATGGAGTATTAATGGCTTGCAAAAGTTCTATTCTTAATGAGAACAGAAATCCTGGAATGACCCAGCAGCAGGCAGAAGCTATTTTTACGAAGAACCTAGGAGTCACAAAATTTATCTGGCTGGACGGAAAAGCCAATCTTGATATCACAGATATGCATATTGACGGATTTGCCAGATTTGCAAACTCTACTACTATTATCACTATGAACACTGATGATCTGGCCTACTGGCAAGTTCCAGACAGTGATATGACTAAACTTTACAATGCTACTCAAAAAAATGGTACAGCCTATCAGTTTGTGAAAGTTCCTTTAACAAAGTATGATGTGATAACCACCTACGGGAAAAATGTAGGTAAAGCATCTTATATTAATTATTATATTGCGAATAACAGAGTACTGGTGCCTAATTATAATGATCCTAATGATACTGTTGCTAACCGTATGATACAACAATTATATCCTGATAAAAAAGTGATTGGAATTGACTGTCGTAACCTGTTTGCTAATGGCGGAATGGTGCATTGTGTGACACAGCAGCAGCCCAAATAG
- a CDS encoding AraC family transcriptional regulator: MEDNLNCIYKVINFIEKNYDQQISVKDLEEISHYSYRNIQRIFKYSCGETIGAFQQRLKVENAYKRILYTQESLTSIGVEVGFSSIASFSKAFKQHFGISPKEAKQSKQQLLCEQDLIPVTSDILLEPEIVYLKPIQVYYQSIQTYYNNEEIEWLWDSFMHNEFPDSDAGYFGVIADEPLIKTEINCRYDACSTIQAQNKKLPSKPILGGKYARFIHSGTYETIEDTYTKIYSRWIFNSGLEFSHSPIIEKYERYAEDMKGQEKQLTYILLPLK; this comes from the coding sequence ATGGAAGACAACCTGAACTGTATTTATAAAGTCATCAATTTCATCGAGAAAAATTATGATCAGCAGATTTCTGTAAAAGATTTGGAGGAAATATCCCATTACTCTTACAGAAATATTCAGCGTATCTTTAAATATAGCTGTGGAGAAACAATTGGAGCTTTTCAACAAAGGCTGAAAGTGGAAAATGCATATAAACGAATACTTTACACTCAGGAAAGTCTTACATCTATAGGTGTTGAAGTGGGGTTTTCCTCTATAGCTTCTTTTTCAAAAGCTTTTAAACAGCATTTTGGGATATCTCCTAAAGAAGCGAAACAAAGTAAGCAGCAGTTACTTTGTGAACAGGATCTGATTCCGGTTACCTCTGACATTTTGCTGGAGCCTGAAATTGTATATCTTAAACCGATACAGGTGTACTATCAGAGTATTCAAACCTATTACAATAATGAAGAAATTGAATGGCTTTGGGATAGCTTTATGCATAATGAATTTCCCGATTCTGACGCAGGATATTTTGGAGTCATAGCAGATGAACCTTTAATTAAGACTGAAATAAACTGCCGGTATGATGCCTGTTCAACCATCCAGGCTCAGAATAAAAAATTGCCCTCAAAACCTATATTGGGGGGTAAATATGCACGTTTTATCCATTCCGGAACCTATGAAACAATAGAGGATACTTATACTAAAATCTATTCCCGATGGATTTTTAATTCCGGACTTGAGTTTTCACATAGTCCTATTATCGAAAAATATGAAAGGTATGCAGAGGATATGAAGGGCCAGGAGAAACAACTGACTTATATTTTACTGCCTTTGAAATAG